In Corylus avellana chromosome ca2, CavTom2PMs-1.0, the following proteins share a genomic window:
- the LOC132170974 gene encoding trihelix transcription factor ENAP1-like, giving the protein MGDLTETLTPSPAPAASQSRPLPVREDCWSEDATSTLVDAWGRRYMELNRGNLRQKDWQDVADAVNALHGHTKKTHRTDVQCKNRIDTIKKKYKIEKARVSSSDGTLTSSWPFFERLDALIGSSVSAKKPPPPTSQISRSMSPSPPVAVPLYSKKTPPSVTYTAVVLPQKRPSPATDDGYFRRNYSAMAAAAAAAEDADDVEEEEDEEEEEEPEEERERTEVEEREGLRRLARAIERFGEVYERVERDKLRQMVELEKQRMQFAKDLEVQRMNMFMDTQVQLERIKHGKRSRSNDIYS; this is encoded by the coding sequence ATGGGCGACTTAACGGAGACCCTGACGCCGTCACCGGCCCCGGCCGCCTCCCAATCGCGGCCGCTACCCGTCCGAGAGGACTGCTGGAGCGAGGACGCCACCTCCACGCTGGTCGACGCTTGGGGACGCCGTTATATGGAGCTGAACCGCGGGAACCTCCGTCAGAAGGACTGGCAGGATGTGGCCGACGCTGTCAACGCACTCCACGGCCACACCAAGAAAACCCACCGGACCGACGTGCAGTGTAAGAATCGTATCGACACCATCAAGAAGAAGTACAAGATCGAGAAGGCTAGGGTTTCGTCCTCCGACGGAACGCTAACGTCCTCGTGGCCTTTCTTCGAGCGCCTCGACGCTCTCATCGGATCCAGCGTGTCCGCCAAAAAACCACCGCCTCCGACTTCGCAGATTTCCCGCTCCATGTCGCCGTCGCCTCCGGTGGCTGTTCCTCTGTACTCCAAGAAAACGCCGCCGTCAGTCACTTACACGGCCGTGGTTTTGCCGCAGAAGAGGCCGTCTCCGGCGACCGACGATGGATACTTCAGGAGGAATTACTCGGCGATGGCGGCGGCTGCAGCTGCGGCGGAGGACGCGGATGacgtggaggaggaggaggatgaggaagaggaagaggagccggaggaggaaagagagaggacggaggtggaggagagagaaggGTTGAGGAGATTGGCGAGGGCGATAGAGAGGTTCGGAGAGGTTTACGAGAGGGTGGAGAGGGATAAGCTGAGGCAGATGGTGGAGTTGGAGAAGCAGAGGATGCAGTTCGCCAAGGATTTGGAGGTGCAGAGGATGAATATGTTCATGGACACGCAGGTTCAGCTCGAGAGGATCAAGCATGGCAAGCGTTCCAGATCCAACG